A region from the Palaeococcus ferrophilus DSM 13482 genome encodes:
- a CDS encoding HAD family hydrolase: MRGLIFDVDETLVYYEGYDHREWYEKWVLPELRKRGIDLDYETYRKTVRGDLPRSYVKRFGIDHVEFWRLVDGVNLRYRKEMARLGRIKPFPDVGALEELKRMGLKLAAVSNASQDCVEFVLHLFNLGGYFDAVYGKDYSNLDGVKPNPYLIEKALKTLSLKPWEALMVGDSHHDVIAGKRAGMKVVNVTRFGRVEGADYYVENLWELVELVKGML; encoded by the coding sequence ATGAGGGGACTCATTTTTGACGTTGACGAGACCCTCGTTTACTACGAGGGCTACGACCACAGGGAATGGTACGAGAAGTGGGTTCTGCCCGAGCTGAGGAAGAGGGGGATTGACCTCGACTACGAGACCTACAGGAAAACCGTGCGGGGAGACCTGCCGAGGAGCTACGTCAAGAGGTTTGGAATAGACCACGTGGAGTTCTGGAGGCTTGTTGACGGGGTGAACCTCCGATACAGGAAGGAGATGGCTCGCCTTGGCAGGATAAAGCCTTTTCCAGATGTGGGTGCACTTGAGGAGCTAAAAAGGATGGGGCTGAAGCTCGCCGCGGTCAGCAACGCCTCCCAGGACTGCGTGGAGTTTGTACTTCACCTCTTTAACTTAGGGGGTTATTTTGACGCTGTCTATGGCAAGGACTACTCGAACCTCGACGGGGTTAAGCCGAACCCGTACCTAATTGAGAAGGCCCTCAAAACGCTCTCCCTGAAGCCCTGGGAGGCCCTCATGGTCGGCGACAGCCACCACGACGTAATAGCGGGAAAGCGCGCGGGGATGAAGGTGGTCAACGTCACCCGCTTCGGCAGGGTGGAGGGGGCCGATTACTACGTGGAAAACCTCTGGGAGCTCGTGGAGCTCGTTAAGGGTATGCTCTGA
- a CDS encoding DUF835 domain-containing protein: MIGELISHVVDTSERHTPDRVFLVSSLNEVKAQDALFFSRSFRGKEGWRVLPVSQVNGIPPTELHKLLHEAVQYLRERFEGTVVLDCLEYLVLYNGFESVVRFLHDLKDYVILYGGRLYIVTSPGVWSRREYALLHGLAKV; this comes from the coding sequence ATGATCGGGGAGCTCATAAGCCATGTTGTAGACACCTCCGAACGGCACACCCCCGACAGGGTATTTCTGGTTAGTTCGCTCAATGAGGTTAAGGCTCAGGATGCTCTCTTCTTCTCCCGGAGTTTCCGTGGGAAAGAGGGATGGCGAGTACTCCCCGTGAGCCAGGTTAACGGCATACCGCCTACTGAGCTGCACAAACTTCTCCACGAGGCAGTTCAATACCTTCGGGAGCGCTTTGAGGGCACGGTAGTGCTCGACTGCCTGGAGTACCTTGTCCTCTACAACGGCTTCGAAAGCGTCGTGCGTTTCCTCCATGACCTCAAGGACTACGTTATTCTCTACGGGGGGAGGCTCTACATCGTGACTTCCCCGGGGGTCTGGAGCAGGAGAGAGTACGCACTCCTCCATGGACTGGCGAAGGTTTAA
- a CDS encoding DUF835 domain-containing protein, protein MLQERLGLNKTPILWITKVDDDTGVNPTRLPYLMSLLLDFMHQSEVSPVILFDGFEYMVLENGFDAMFKFLVTLKDYAYIHRSTVILFVEIEALSRKERALLLSEFPLLED, encoded by the coding sequence CTGCTCCAGGAGAGACTGGGCCTCAATAAGACCCCCATACTGTGGATAACGAAGGTTGATGACGATACAGGCGTCAACCCCACGAGGCTGCCCTATCTGATGTCCCTGCTCCTCGATTTCATGCATCAAAGCGAGGTTTCGCCCGTTATACTCTTCGATGGATTCGAGTACATGGTGCTGGAGAACGGCTTCGATGCCATGTTCAAATTCCTGGTCACGCTGAAGGACTACGCCTACATTCACAGGAGCACGGTTATCCTCTTCGTTGAGATTGAGGCACTCTCCAGAAAGGAGAGGGCGCTTCTCCTCTCGGAGTTCCCACTGCTTGAGGATTGA